The nucleotide window GCTACATCTGGATCCGGAACAATTCCTGCCTCCTCTCTTTTACTGACTTCCATCATCAGATCTACACAGACAGGGGAAAAAAAAGCTCTGTACCTATCAACCATTCGAGGGAATTGATAATCAGGCTAAGATTAAAACTtcatttaagtaaatttaagtAAGACTACTTACTTGGTTTCCAACACCAAGACATTGGGCACAAAGTTCAAATGTTTCCCTCAGTCATTTCTACTATATGCAGATCTTCTTGGCTTATATAAGCTGACGTTTTCTGGGGAACAAACTCATCTAACCAGTAGGAAACTTTTTCCTTGTTACCTGAGAAGAAAACTGAGGCAAAACTGAGTACACTAGGAAATCAAACTAAGATAGCACACAAATAGAGACCTAAAATAGCTGAAAATAACAGAAGCAAAACTGAGTAAATTAGGAAATTAGCACATTGATTGTAAAGAGATGGTGTTATGAGttaaagaaatgaagaaaaaagagagagggtGAAGTTATGACGGGGTTTAATGTATGGTTTTACCTGAAACTTTCATTGACAAACTTCAACTGTTGTTGCCGTCATCAATTGATCATTTGGCAACCCTTTAAACATTGctgctttcttcttcatcttccatgcTCGTCGTCAACTTCCTATTCTTCGCCTCTACAGTGACATTAAACTTTCGTTAGTGTGGAAACATTGTAAATTAAACAAATGCGAAATTagtaaatgaaaggaaattacCATGTTTGAGAAATAGAGCATGGGAGAGACTGTAGAGGGGGCCTGTGTTGGTGGAATCAAAAGAAAGCTTCAGGAGTTGTTGCATTTGAAGGAAGAGGTATCCATTGGAGAAATTGTTTCTAAtcgttaattttttataaaaaaaatgacgtACGGGagggaaaattaaattttcaaaagaacgGAAATGTCAACTCAGCAAAGTTttagtgggaaatagttattcttACTTtccaaatcaattgaatttatgAAGGCAACGTATGTACTTTTGAAATATGACTTACCACATgacttccatttttcttctagTCCTTCTTCTAGTTcttcttctaattcttttgtTATTCTATCACAGAACTTTGAACAATCTGTAATCACAAAAAATAacacattaatttatttgaaaaacaaaagctATAGAGAATTAagcaagaagatgaagaatttcCTCAACCACCTCAATTCTTGAAAAGCACACatactcaatttattttaactttaatgatACTTAAACCGTAATATTGTAGCTTTGGTGTATGTACTTAAAGGATTttaattaaagcaaaaatcaataaaaaagatCATTGAGGATTGACTGTTATTAATTCAATggagaaaaaaaactataaaaaaaaaattgttacataaataaatacgtaccattttgtaattgttgtatgACTGAATTAAGGTCATTTATACAAACTTTCCCATTCACTTTTTGTAGCCGTGGCATTTTTAAACTTTCTCTGGAGAAAGTCTTCATCTTGAAGCATTTAGACACATTTAATGATTCCAAAAATGGGAAATTTAGGGAGTAATTCCCAGAATAGAAACATGTGAGACTTTCTAATTTAAACAAGGTCAACTTCTTAAGTTTCtgaaaaacaatttcatcttcctCTATATCTTCTTCATTTGCTAATACTTCTATCATCATTTCACATTCTCTTATTTTCAACTTTTCTAAGCATACTAGACTTTTGGCTGTTGAAGGTGCAATTAAGTTTTGCACTCCATTACAAAACCATACCTCCAAAGTcgttagattttcaaaagatgaTGAAGGTGGCAACACAGTCATCAAATTGTGACAATATACTACCAATAATGAACgaagattttgaagaatagATTTGAACTGAAAGTCTCGTTTCCAAatgcattttaaattaaaaagtccACACAAtagtaaaacttttaattttgcaAGTGCTCGAACATGTTCTTCACCTTCTCCACATGAGAATATCTCTTCATATGAACTCACTTCTAATATAAGTATTTCAAGACTGACAAATTTAAGAAGGATTTGAATTGGAATATATGCATATTCATCCTTAACCAATTCAAGAGTTTCTACTTTAACAAAATTCTCTTCAAACTCTCCTTTCCAAATTGACATAATATCTCTTCCATTTAATGTCAATTTCCTCAGATCAGTGTTAACCTAAAGAAAAAACatgtcaatcaaattaaaattaaaatttctcatgaaaacaaataatatatatatatatatatatatataaggaacAAGGAGaaagaaatgatgaaatgatgattattacaaatataaaacagTGGTTATAGAAATAAGTGTGTGGTAGCCACCAATTCAACAATAATGTTTAGCATATGAAAAAACTAATTCTTTTTAATGCGGTCGCAAATAGCAAGGTCAATATCgtttaaaacataatttgttatagttagagaagaaaatatatattcttaaaacatTAGAAATATTagtaaactaattaattaaatacataccTTTTTATTGCTTGCTTCTTGTATAATTGTATTCAAGTCATTCTCCCCAATCTCAAATAGCTTCATCTCATCTTCACAAAACATCCTAAAATGGACATTGCACAACTTTGGTGTGCTTAAGCTTCTTGAAGAAAAAGTCTTCATATTGGGACAATCTTCTATAATTAACTCTTCCAAAGatggaaaattgaaagaataatttCCAGAAGAAAAGCATGTAAGACAATTTAAGTATTGAAGTGATAACTtgttcaaattgttaaaaacaatttcagtTGTTGTTTCATCTCCCTCATTTTCTACTATTTCAGTAAGCAATCCATAATTGTCTATACTCATTTCTCTCAGTTGCACCAAGCTTTTAATCATTGAAGGTGTTATTAACCTCTTTATCAATCCGGAGCAATGTCTTATTTCCAAAACTTTAAGATTTTGGAAATAGGCTGAGAATGATAGTAGACTCATCGATCTATCATTGGAATCTACAAATAGAACTTCAAGATTATAAAATCTTTGAAGGAGTCCAACTGAAATATTTGCATTGGAGATACAAAGAGTTTTAGATTCACTCAACCAATTGATCTCTCTCACATCCCCTTCCCAATAATCTTCCAATGTAATTTCCTCCAAATCAGAATTAATCTGCAAATATATACAAACGAAATCTAGTTAGTTCATTATaatcttaaaacaaaatttaattgttGCAATTTCTTGcacataattaaattcataaaatatcataatgcagttaattaataattaattaatactttttaattgtcaaagaaaaaattgtgaaaCATATGATCAAATGTGTAAAAATAACGTAAATttagataagaaaataaatcaaatttgtaatataatataatagtggAAATTATACTACTAATAAGatattctaaattcaaaatagGAATATAAGTAGTGTAAATATGTTGGAGGGCTTTACTTATAAATTTGGGCTTAATAGGCCATGATGTTGACCTTTCTTATCAAATATCTATATGGTTTTTCTTTTAACTCTTTTTAGCAAAGAAAGAAACACGAGATTGATACTTTATGCTCCAAGCAAATGGATTTTGACTCTAAAACTTGAACTTCACCCTCCTTATTATTATCTTGAAAGTCTTGACATATTGAAGTGAAGTTTCGACAATTGTCTATCTGCAATGTTTTTAGCATTGACAATTCCAAAGCATGCGTTCCTTGATAGAAAACAGTAAGTTTGGGTAAATTTTGAAGCACCAATTGAGTTATTTGTGGAAATATagaattaacaatttttgttCCTTCTTCTCCTTCAACAATCTTCTCCAAAGCCTTACAATTCTCTATCTTAAGGTATCGGAGTTGCTGGAGGTTTTTGGCTATGGAAAACGAAAACACATACTTTATTTTATTGCATCGGTTCAAAAACAACTGTGCCAAATTTTCAtaagaagaagttgaaagttGGCTCTCCCAAATCTTTCCAAAACTAATATTGATCAATTCCAAACTCATCAAATCGGTGAAAATAACCTGCAGTCAAAGTTAATTGTTGTTTCAATATTTACAAACtcatgagaaaaattaaaaaagaaaataataattagtttttcaT belongs to Mangifera indica cultivar Alphonso chromosome 2, CATAS_Mindica_2.1, whole genome shotgun sequence and includes:
- the LOC123208395 gene encoding uncharacterized protein LOC123208395, which produces MKIALSYKYLRDELKKTFLISSLLKNNTSISDMFRHVVCLDILEGANLTMEEARDRLDKLVRDLKDACLLLGELRSEQFAMHDVVRAVAITIAYVDHHVFTVRNDFEREWKDRDKLKKCTKISLPGNSLIISQLWPNYFDCPNLEYFYMTNMWKSSFKFPEDIFIVMPKLRVMNLDGLQQSSLLSSIDLLTNLQSLCLDNSEVKDFAIIGKLTTLKVLSLQNSIIEEFPIELGQLIQLRLLDLSKCWKLKVVAPNVISQLSQLEEFYIKGCPIKWKHEVLEEMKVLSNLTSLSLDIDFNNVLPKDFFSKELKRYKISIGQWEFHCQLECLRILQFKFNSTICLEKLHGIKNVEVLQLDESSDEENDTKASKVILQSNETRPLFNKKVIFTDLMSLELINISFGKIWESQLSTSSYENLAQLFLNRCNKIKYVFSFSIAKNLQQLRYLKIENCKALEKIVEGEEGTKIVNSIFPQITQLVLQNLPKLTVFYQGTHALELSMLKTLQIDNCRNFTSICQDFQDNNKEGEVQVLESKSICLEHKINSDLEEITLEDYWEGDVREINWLSESKTLCISNANISVGLLQRFYNLEVLFVDSNDRSMSLLSFSAYFQNLKVLEIRHCSGLIKRLITPSMIKSLVQLREMSIDNYGLLTEIVENEGDETTTEIVFNNLNKLSLQYLNCLTCFSSGNYSFNFPSLEELIIEDCPNMKTFSSRSLSTPKLCNVHFRMFCEDEMKLFEIGENDLNTIIQEASNKKVNTDLRKLTLNGRDIMSIWKGEFEENFVKVETLELVKDEYAYIPIQILLKFVSLEILILEVSSYEEIFSCGEGEEHVRALAKLKVLLLCGLFNLKCIWKRDFQFKSILQNLRSLLVVYCHNLMTVLPPSSSFENLTTLEVWFCNGVQNLIAPSTAKSLVCLEKLKIRECEMMIEVLANEEDIEEDEIVFQKLKKLTLFKLESLTCFYSGNYSLNFPFLESLNVSKCFKMKTFSRESLKMPRLQKVNGKVCINDLNSVIQQLQNDCSKFCDRITKELEEELEEGLEEKWKSCGPLYSLSHALFLKHEAKNRKLTTSMEDEEESSNV